ACTCGGGGCGGCCGGATGGGCATCAGGAAGCCAGATAAAGAAGGGAAAGAGACCGGCCTTGATGCCGAAACCGACCAGAGCCAGGAGGAAGAGAACCGCGGTGAGTGTCGGCCCGGTCTGGGTCAGCGGGGTGAAGTCGGCAAAATTAAGGCTTCCGTAATGGCTGCCGGCGAGGAGAAAAAAAGCAAGGATCAGCAGCAGGCCAAAATGGGCAACCAGGAGATAAAGCCAGGCTGCCTGGCGGACCTCTGCATGATGATGATCGTAACTGACCAGGAAAAAAGAAGAGATCGTCATGATCTCCCAGGCGGCGATAAAGAGCAGGGCATTAGCCGCTGTCACCACCAGGATCAAGGCCGCAACCAGCAAACAATAAAGGGAGAAATGAGCTCCGAGATTCCGTCTTTTGGCATCTTCGTCGAGATAGGCGACTGCATAAATGGCGGCAAGGGTCGGGAGGATAGCGATCGGTAGCAGAAAGAAGGCGGCAAGAGGGTCGACGTGCAGGGCGAAGGCGCCGCCGGGGACCAGCCAGGTGTCGCTGGAGATAAGCGTTTCATGGCTGAGCAAGACCCGGAGAGCCGTCGTTCCGGTCAATAACGAGGCGCCGATAATGGCGGTCAGCGCGGCAGTCAGGGCCAGAGGGTAGCGTTTGCCGGCGATCAGGCTGATCAAAGCGCCAATCATCAGGAGTGCCAGGGCCGCCACTAGAAAGCTCATAAGCCGTTATTATCCTCTTCGGGGGGGAAGTACCCCCAGCGATCGATCGAGAAGTCCTCGTAATGCCGAATACGCCAGATAAAGTAGCTGAGTCCGGCGACAAAACAACCGGCCGCCAGGGAAAAGAGCGGGTAAATCCCGTAATTAGCATAACTGATGCCGCCGCTAATCCCGCCGGTGACAAATCCCGATAAGATGACCAGCAGCAGGGCAAGCTTCCAATATTCGATGCGCCGATAGCGAATCCAGTGTCCGAGCAAAACGCCGATATCCGTCACCATCCCGGTGACGTGTGTCGTGCGCAGAATCAGCCCGCAGTAACTGCTGGCCATGGCATTCTGCAGTCCGCAGGCCATGGCGGCAACGGGGATGCCGCTGCGGGTATTGTTGTTGATCAGCAGCGTTGCCGCAATGAAGAGGAGACTTGCTTCGGTCATCATCGCCACCCCGTAGCGGCGTCCCGGTTGAACACGGGTACCGCCGATGATTAAACCGCTCACGATCGCCCCGCATAAAAAACCGATAAAGATCGAAAAGGCTCCCCAGAAATCAGCGCGATTGCTCGAAGAAATATCGATGGCAATACGGGCGACCGCGCCGGTCATGTGACTGACCGGAACATGATAGATACCAAGGAGGAGGACATTGACAAAACCGGCAGCTGCCGCGAGCATGGCCCCGTAAATAAAGACCCAAGGTCGTTCTTTGAATGTTTTGTTTTGTTCTTTGTAAGGGATATAGGGCATGACTTTTTATTATTCGCTCAAGCGTTCTTCTTCCGCGCGCAATGTCGTCATAATTTCTTCCCGCCCGCCGGGGATCGCCAGCATCCGGCGCAGGGCCGGTCGCTGCAGAAGAAAATTCAGCCGCGCGTAGAGGTTAAGATGGGCCGGAAGATCCGGCGCCATAATGGTGAAGAGGGTATCGACCGACAGACCGTCGAGGGCTTGAAAATCGACTTTGTTTTCGAGAAAACAGAGGGTGACGGTGGCGCGACTGATCGGGAGGATACCGGGATTGCGCAGATGCGGCAGGGCGATGCCGTTGCCGATTCCGGTCGAACAGAGGTTCTCTCTGACAATCAACAGCTTGAGGAGTTTGTTACGATCAATTCCGTCGGAAAGGCGCAAATGTGTGACAATATCCGCCAGAACCTGATCGCGAGTGCTGCCGCTGATGCGATAAAAGATGCCGCCGGCCTCAAGGGCATCGCTGAGGCTGATCGGCACAGACGAGGGACTCGAAGGAGTCAGGAGGGACTCCGGTACCGCACCGATCCGGCGGGAGGTTGCCCACTCCATGAGTTCAGCTCTATTGAAACGGTACTGCTCGTGGATGCGGTAGGCCGGGATGACCTCCTTCTGGATCCAGCGGTAAATGGTCTTTTCTGAAACAGAGAGGAGGCGGGCCGCCTCTTTGACTGAAAGGTTCATAATCCTCGCCTGTCATGTAGTGTCATCGTTGGACATTTGTGGACACTAGCAACTTTTCATGACATTTGTCAACGGGATTATTCGATTGATTATAACGATGTTATTGTATGAATTAAAAAGGATAAATAAACTTGTTACGAAATCGACCACAACCCCAGCCCCTCCTTAAGAAAGGAGGGGAGTTAAAAGCTTATAGTCCCCCTCCTTATTCAAGGAGGGGTTAGGGGTGGTAAGGTTTGCGTCATCCAGATCACCCGGTCCACGAGTTTCAGGCAAGCGGGACGGTGGGTGATAATCAGGACCGTCTTTCCTGCCAGACGTGCCGTTAAACGTGTGACGACTTTTTCTTCAGTGTCAAGATCAAGCCCTTCAGTCGGTTCGTCGAGGATCAGGATCGGAGTGTCCTTGAGCAGGGCCCGTGCCAGAGCAATACGCCGGGCTTCGCCGCCGGAGACGGCGCTGCCGCCTTCACCGACGCGGGTCTCCAGCCTCTCCGGCAGGGCCGCGACCCAGGCGGTCAGGCAGGCATCGTCGAGGGCCTGCTGCAACTCCGTCTCGCTGGCGTCAGGATTGGCAAGGAGGAGATTGTCACGCAAGGAGCTGTTGAAGAGATGCGGTCGCTGCGGCACCGCCGCGATCAAGGAGCGCAGAGCGTCGCTGGCAAGAGCGTTCACCTCGGTGCCGCCGATGGTGATCTCTCCATCATATGGTCGGAAACGGAGCAGAAGCTCGGCGATGCTGCTTTTGCCGCAGCCGCTTGGGCCGGCGAGAGCGAGTCGTTCGCCGCTGCGGATATGGAAGGAAAGGTTTTGCAGCACCGGCCGCGCCGGATCATACGCAAAGGAGACGTCTTTAAATTCAATCCCGTACTCGGCAGGGAGTGCGAGCGGTGATACCGGTTCCGGGACGGGGAGGGGGGCATCGGCGAGTTCGCGGATGCGCCGGATCGATTCCCGGCAGCCGGGGAGGAGTTGCAGCGCGACCGGCATTCCGGCCGTTGCTTCGAAGGCGGCAGCGGCAAAGAGGAGGAGCATAACCAGGAGTGGGCCAGCCAGGGTGCCGCTGCCGACGGCGGAACCGGCGCCGATCAGGACTCCGGTCAGGCCCAGGCCGGCGCAGAGGACACCGCCGGCGAGGGTGATTCCGTTAATTTTCGCCAGTTTCTCCTGCTCGTCGATCAGTTGCGTTGAAAGCTTCTCGACCCGCATTGCTTGAAGTTCCACGGCGCCAAGCAGGAGCAATTCCTCCCCTCCCTGTAGTCCCTCGGTGACCATGCTGCGCAGTTCTCCGGCCAGTTCCACCGATTTGCGTCCCGGTTCGGTCGACAACCGTTGCGCCACAAAGGGGAGGAGGAGACCGGCCGCCAAAAGTGCCAAAAGGAGCGCTGTTGCCGACGCCAGACTCCAGCAGGCAACGAAGAGCGCAGCCAGGAAGATGGCGATTATCCCGGTGGCCAGTGGCAGAACAATCCGCAGGTAAAGGCTCTCCAGCGCATCGATATCACTCCGCAATCGACCGGCAACATCACCGGCGGTATAGCCTTCGAGCCCGGCCGGGGAAAGGGGTTCGAGACGGCGGAAGAACCAGACGCGCAACAGTGCGAGGACGCGAAAACCGGCTTCGTGTGTCACCAGTCGTTCTCCATAGCGCCCGACGGTTCGCAGGATGGCAAAGGCGCGGATCGACGCCGAAGGGATCAGATAGTTGAAGGAAATGCCGGTGATCCCCGCCATTGACATGGAGGCGATAAACCAGCCGGAGATCGCCATCAGCAGCGCGTTGGCGATCATCACGGCGATGGCAAGGAAGATGCCGCCGGCCATCCACAGCCACTGTGGACGGGCGATGCCGAGGATGCGGATCAGTTCGCGCATGCGTCCTCCCTGGCCAGAAACTGCGCGGTGGTGACGACGTCAATGATTTTCCCCGCTGCCATGACTGCCACCTGCTGCGCCGCACGGACCGTTGTTTCGCGATGGCTGATCACCAGCACCGTGCGGTTGATGGACAGACGCTGCAGGGCGGCAGCAACCAGCTCTTCTGTCGCTGCGTCGAGCCCGGCGGTCGGCTCATCGAGGACAATGAGATCGGCCTGGCGCAATAAGGCCCGGGCCAGCGCGAGTCGACGCAGTTCGCCGCCGGACAGACCGGCACCGCGATCGCCGAGAAGTGTGTTGAGGCCGGCGGGGAGCCGATCGACAAAATCCAAGGCAGCAGCGTCGTTTAATGCTCTGCGAATTTCATCATCGCTAGCGGCGGGGCAGCCGAGGAGGAGATTGGCGCGCAAGCTGCCGCTGAAGATAAAGGGCTGCTGCGCTACCCAGGCGATGCGGGCTCGCCAGGCAACGCCGTTGAGTTCAACGAGATCGACACCATTGATCAGGATTCGACCCGCTTCCGGTCGGGCTAATCCAAGGAGGAGACGGGCCAGGGTCGTCTTCCCGGATCCGCTTGCTCCAACCAGGGCGGTGAGGCTGCCGGCCGGGAGAGCAAGATCGACCTCCGTGACGCCGCCGCGTGTGCCGCCGTAGCGGAAGGTGACCCCCGCGAATTGGATCGCCGGCGGTCCCGGCGCCACCGCGAGGGTTGCTCCATCTTTCTCGGGGAGCGGGAGCGCCAGCAAGGGAGCGATCTTCTCTGCCGCCGCCAGTCCCTGCATGCGGGCATGGTAGGAAAGGCCGAGGGTGCGCAGGTGCAGGTAAAATTCCGGAGCCAGGAGGAGGACGAATAGACCATCCACGAGGGAAAGGTAACCGTAAAGGAGGCGGAAGCCGATGATCACCGCCACCACCGCCGTGCCGACCGTAGCAAAGAATTCGAGGGTAAAGGCCGAGAGGAAGGCGACGCGGAGGACGACCATCGTTGACTGGCGATAGTCATCGGCCACCCTGGCCACACTCTCTGCTTCGCGCTTGGCGGCGCTGCAGATGCGCAGATCGGGGAGGCCCTGAATCATGTCAAGGAGGTGACTGGCCATTCTCCCCAGCTTCCCCCACTGCTTGCGGTTGAGTTTCTCTGTGCCGCGGCCGATGAGGATCATGAAGATCGGGATAAATGGGGCGGAGAAGAGGAGGACGAGGCCGGCTCGCCACTCGACCGGCAGGACAACAAGAAGAGCGACGATTGGCAGCAGGGCAGCGAGGGCGAGGTGCGGCAGAAAACGCATGACATAAGGTTCGAGTCCCTCGACCCCGGCGGTGACCGCCTCGACCAGTGGGCCGGTCTCTTCCCCGCTCCGGCCGCTCGGTCCGAGGAGTTGCAGCCGGTGATACAAACGGCAGCGGACGTCACTTTTAACCGCGGCCGCCACCGCCGCGGCGCGACGTTCGGCGAGAAGGATGAACCCACCCCGCAGCAGGGCGAGTCCGGCGACCAGGCCGACCAGCGGAAAAATCAGGCTGAAAGCGGATTCTTCTATAATCAACCGGTGACAGGCCAGGGCCAAAAGGCGCGCTTGCAGCAAGACCAGTACGCCGGCGGCAAAGGCCAAGGCAATCGACCAAAGGAGATCCGTCTTGACACGGCGTGTTGTCGCGATCAGCCATTTTTCCGGGGAGAGTTCAGGCGGTTGCTTTACTGCATCACTCATGCATGTCCATTCATCGGCGTCTTGTAGTGATTGCTTCTTCGCGAACCGGTTTCGCTACAGAGCAGAATTCAGTCGTTAGTTTGAATATTGTCATAACCTATCGTCTGTGAAAAATAAATCTTTAAGGCCCTATTCTAACGGATTATTACTGATAACCTTGGAAATGAACTCCTCTGTACGATGCCAAGGAGACCACAAATCAGGAGGCTGCCATGATGATACAAGTCTTCTACAAGACCGGTACGCATGACATGGTCAAGACAGAGACTTTGAATAATCTCCTTGTCACTGGCGTTATCGACCAGTTCAAGCGCGCCACAGGTTGGGTCAAGGTTGGGAGAGACCGGATTCGTAACATTCCTGAGGATAAATATCCGGAGAGCTTCGACCGCCGTCACCACGCCGACTGACAGATCAATTTTACGGCCGGCAACAGGGGCAGGCGGAAGAAAGTTCTGTCGTTTCCGGCTGGAACGGAGCAGGTTACGCGGAAAGGGACACTTCCGTGACCAAAGCCCAAACGAGCTGGATTCTTTACGATGTCGCCAACTCTGCCTTTGTGTTGGTGTTCGTGACGGCGATCATGCCGATCTTTTACAAGGAGGTTGTTGCCAGCGATGTCGCAGCGGAGGTCTCCACCGCCTGGTGGGGATACGCGAACGCCTTCTCGTCGCTGCTTCTCGCTATAATGGCCCCGCTTCTCGGTGCCTGTGCCGATTATCAAGGTTGGAAGAAGCGCTTCTTTGCACTCTTTCTTACGATCGGCGTCACCGCGACCATTTTTCTTTACTTCTGCGCCGAAGGGGCCTGGTTATACTGCCTCGGGGTTTTCGTCATCGCCCGGACCGGTTGGGCCGGTGCTAATGTTTTTTATGATGCGTTCATCACCGATATCAGCGACCACCGGGAGATGGATAAGGTCTCCTCGGCCGGTTATGCCTGGGGATACATCGGCAGTATCATCCCTTTTCTCCTCGTCATTCTCCTGATTACTTCCCTGCAAGCTCCGGACGCCGCCGAAAAAATTCCGGTCCTGGCGGCACAGCTCAGTTTCGTTATTGTCGCACTGTGGTGGCTGCTCTTTTCACTCCCCATGCTCCGCCATGTTCAGCAGATCTATTTTATTCCGACGATGATCCGGCCGGTCTGGTCGGCCTGGCGCCGTGTTGTCGATACGCTGCGTCAGGTTCGCGGCCGTCGCAATGCCTTCACCTTTCTCCTTGCTTATTTCTTCTACATCGACGGGGTCGACACCATTATTACGATGGCCGTGGTTTACGGGGTCGATATCGGTATCGGCAGCAGCACGCTGATTCTGGCAATTCTCACCATCCAGATTATCGCTTTCCCCTGCACCCTGATCTGGGGCCATCTGACCAGGTTTTTCCCGGCCAAACGCCTTCTGCAGGCCGGTATCGCCATTTATGGTTTGATCACCCTCCTTGCATTTCTGCTGCCGTCGCTGGCGACCCGTCAGGAGAAGACCATGGGATTTTGGCTTCTTGCGGTTCTCGTCGCCACGTCGATGGGGGGGATTCAGGCGCTCAGTCGCAGCTTCTATGCCCGGCTGATCCCGCCGCAGCAGTCGGGTGAATTCTTCAGCTTCTACGACATCTTCGGCAAATTCGCCGCGATTATCGGTCCATTTCTGGTCGGTATCACCGGACAGTTGAGCGGAGATTCGCGCTACGGAGTTCTCAGCGTCCTCCTCCTCTTTCTGGCCGGGAGTGTGCTGCTGTCGCAAGTCAAGGAGGAGGCCTGAAAGCATGCAGACTCTCATCGACCTCTTTGTGACCTTTGCCGGGCAGAGTGCTAAACCGGCTCTCATCTACCACACCGGGATCCGCCGTCTGTCCTGCTCTTATCAGCGTCTCGACCTGCTCGCCCGGCAGATGAACCGCTGGCTGGCGCTGCAGGGGATAGGCGCCGGCGACAAGGTGCTCCTTTGGGCGCCGAACTCACTGGCCTGGGCGGTGGCGTTCTGGGGGATTGTCTGCCGCGGCGCGATTGTCGTCCCCGTCGATTTCATGTCAGATCAGGAGCGCGCCGCAACCATTGCCGACCTGACCGGCGCCCGCCTCGCCATCCAGAGCCGTTTCAAGCTCGAACCTCTCAGCGGTCCGCCGTCTGTTCTGATCGAAGATCTCGAATTCCTTCTCAACCCCCTTGCCCCTCTCCATGAACTGGCGGCGCCGGACGCGGGCAATACTGCCGAACTGATCTACACTTCCGGTACCACCGGAGCGCCCAAGGGGGTGATCCTTACCCATCGTAATCTGATCGCCAATCTCCTCCAGGTCAATGCCCATTTGCCGGTGGTCAAGGGAAATTTTACCTTCCTTTCTCTCTTGCCCCTGTCGCATATGTTCGAACAGACCTGTGGTTTTCTCATTCCACTTTACCACGGTGCCGCCATCGTCTACCTGCGCACCCTCAAACCTTCGGCGATCATGGCGGCGCTGGCCGTCGAAGATATCTATGCCGTGATCGCCGTGCCGCGCCTGTTGCAGCTGCTCAAAGGGTCGATCGAAACGGAGTTAGCCGGCCTCCATCTTGACGGTCTGTTGCGCAAGCTGCTGCGCCTGGGAGCAAGGGTGCCGCGTTCGCTTCGTAAATGGCTCTTCTTTCCGGTGCACCGCAAGTTCGGGCGTCACTTTACCCTCTTCGTCTCCGGCGGCGCCCCCCTTGATCCGGTTCTTTTCGATTTCTGGAATGCTCTCGGATTTGTTGTTGTTGAGGGTTACGGCCTGAGTGAATGTTCACCGGTTTTGACTGCCAATACGTTGCAACGGCAGGTGCGCGGCTCGGTTGGAACTGCGCTCCCCGGCGTCGAAGTAAAGATAAAGGACGGGGAGATTCTTGTCCGCGGCGACAATGTCTTCCGCGGCTACGAGCAGAACCCGGCGGCGACGGCGGCGGCCTTTGCTCCGGATTTCTGGTTTCGCACCGGTGATCTTGGCGAAGTTGATGAGGAGGGTTGGCTGCGGATCAAGGGGCGGAGCAAGGAGTTGATCGTCACCGGGGCCGGGATCAATGTCTATCCCGATGAAATTGAACAGGTACTCAATGCGCTCCCCGGCGTTCGCGAAGCCTGCGTTATTGGCCTCGACAAGGGGGGAGGGGAGGAGGTGCACGCCGTCCTTCTTCTGAACAATGGGGAAGAGAGCGGTGAGGAGGTCGTGGCAGCCGCCAATCGCCACCTTGACGCCCTGCAGCAGATCACCAGTTTTTCCCTTTGGCCGGAAACGGATTTCCCCAAGACCACCACCCTGAAGATCCAGAAGTTCAAGGTGCGTCAACACCTGCACGATCTTCAGGGTCAGGGTGGCACAATTTCCCACGATCCCCTGCTCACTATCATTGCCGCCGTCACCGGGAACGATACCGCCACCATCGGTGAAGAGTCGCTGCTGGTTGCATCTCTCGGCCTCACTTCCATCGGTCGTCTCGAACTCGTCAGTCGTCTCGAACAGGAATTCCGCCTCGATCTCGACGACGCGGCGCTTAACGACACGACAAGCGTTGCTGACCTGCGCCGCTTGCTGGCGCAACGTAAAAAGTCGCAGGCGGCCCGGGATTTCCGTTTCTGGACCAATACCGCCCCGGGGCGCTTTATCCGGCAGGGCTGCGACTTCTTTATCCATTATCCGCTGTTGCGCGCCATCGTCACCCTGAAGACGACCGGGACGGAAAATCTGGCGGAAATCGAGGCACCGGTCCTCTTTATTGCCAATCACACCAGCTTACTCGATCAGCCGGTCATCATGTTCTCTTTGCCGCGCTCCTGGCGCTATCACACCGCCACCGCCGCCTGGGAGGAATTCTTTTTTAAAAATTTCCAGAATCGCGCCGGGCAGCTTTGGAAACGGCTCACCTACGAATACAGTAGTGTCGCAGCCAATGTTTTTCCCCTGCCGCAGAGCGGTTCCTTTCGCCCGGCACTGCAGTATATGGGGAAGCTTGCCGATCACCGCTGCAATATCCTCCTCTTTCCGGAGGGGGAGCGCACTCGGGACGGGCAGCTCCTCCCTCTGCAACCGGGGCTCGGCATTATCGTGCAAGAGCTCGGGATACCGGTGGTGCCGGTGTGGATCAACGGACTGGAGAAGGTTCTGCCGCGTGGTGCTCGCTGGCCGAAACGGGGACGGGTCACCGTCACCTTTGGCGCCGCTCTCACCTTTCACAGCGAAGAACCGCCCGAGATTGTAGGCCGGGCGCGGCAGGCTCTTCTTGATCTTGCGTCGTCTTCTGGGTCAGATTGATCCCTTCAGTCTTTTGCAGATAATCCTGTCCCCATTGGCACATCAATTCCAGAATCGGAACAATCCTGCGTCCCTCGTCGGTTAAAGAGTATTCGACTCGGGGTGGAACCTCGGCGTAAATTTGCCGGTGGATCAGTCCATTTGCTTCAAGTTCGCGCAGTTGCTGGGTCAGCATCTTTTGCGTAACCGACCTCAAACGGCGCTGCAATTGGCTGAAGCGCAGGGTCTTGTGGCGCAGGTGCCACAGGACCAGTCCCTTCCATTTGCCACTCATAACCGCCAGGGTCACTTCAACGCCACAACGAAATTCCGGTTCACTCATCATAAACCTCTTTATTTTCAGCATAGTATCTATTTGGGTACTACATGACTTATTTGTCTGTACTTGCGCTTGTTACACTATTCATCTAGTCTGAAAAAATCAATCCAATTAACAAGACGGGAGAAAAACATGTCCGAAACATTCAAGGCACTGCTGGTCGAACAACCCGAGAAGAAAGTCTTTACCCGCACGATCGTCGAGCGCCATGTCGATGATCTCCCCGCCGGCGAACTGCTGGTGCGGGTCCACTATTCGTCCCTCAATTTCAAGGATGCACTTTCAGCCACGGGGAATCCCGGCGTGACCCGCAACTATCCGCACACGCCCGGTATCGATGCGGCCGGTGAAGTGATCAGCTGCAGCGATGGCCGTTTCGTTCCCGGCGATCAGGTGATTGTCACCAGTTATGATCTCGGCATGGAGACCGATGGCGGCTTCGGACAGATCATCCGGGTGCCGAGCTCATGGGCATTGAAGCTCCCGGCTGGCCTCAGTCTCAGAGAAAGCATGATGCTCGGGACGGCCGGATTGACCGCAGCGCTTTCGGTTTACGAACTGGAGCAGGGTGGGGTAAAACCGGAAGACGGTCCGATACTGGTCACCGGGGCAACGGGCGGGGTCGGCAGTCTGGCCGTGGCCATTCTCGCCAAGGCCGGCTACCAGGCGACGGCTGCGACAGGAAAATCAACGGAAGCGGATTATTTGCAGGGAATCGGCGCCGCCGATGTGATCGAGCGGAGCGCGGTTACGCAGGGGAGTGAACGGCCGATGATGAAGCCGGTCTGGGGCGGGGTTGTCGACTGTGTCGGTGGTGAGATGCTCGGCGCAGCCATCAAGGCGACCAAGCCAAGAGGGGTTGTAACCTGCTGTGGCTTGGTCGGCTCCAGCGAACTGCCGATGAATGTTTTCCCCTTTATTCTGCGCGGAGTTCGCCTGATCGGCATCGATTCAGCGGAATGCCCGATGACGCACCGCACGGAAGTCTGGAAAAATCTGGCCACGAAGTGGAAACTCACCGCTCTTGAATCGATGGTTGAGGAGGTCGGTCTTGACGGATTGGAAGAGAAGATTCAGTCGATACTCAAGGGCGGGCTCAAAAGACGGATCCTTGTGCGCTTGATCTGATAAAATTTTCCTTACGTTGATGGCCATAAGTGCCAGCCGGTGAGGAGGGCGATGTTGAGGAGGACTATCAGCCAGAAGTCGACTTGAAAGGTGCGATTGCGCGTCTTGTGGCGAAAGATCTGTTGTCCCGCCAGCGCCCCCGGCCAGCCGCCGCAGAGGGCAAGGAGGTGCAGGGTGCGTTCTCTGACGCGCCTGTCGCCGCGCTGGGCCGCGAGTTTGTCGAAGCCGTAGACGACGAAGGTGATGGTGCTGAGGAGGATGTAGAGGATAATCATCAGATGGAGACCTTTCAGGTCTAAAGTCTCAGCGGGTGACCGGCCGGTTTTTAGGCCGGTCTTGGCGTGCGCGGGCGCGGCGGGTACGCAGGCGTTATTACTCTCCGGGATTGCGAAGCAAGAGATTATATAGACCGATATTATTGTCAGAGGTCATCAAGATCAGGCCCTCTGCCTGCGCTTGCGCAATCAACATTCGATCGAATGGATCACGGTGGAGCACAGGGAGACTTCCGGCCAACTGGCCATGATAGAGGCTGATGGGTAACTTGCTGAATCCTTCATCTTCAAC
The DNA window shown above is from Deltaproteobacteria bacterium HGW-Deltaproteobacteria-4 and carries:
- a CDS encoding DUF1275 domain-containing protein, with the protein product MPYIPYKEQNKTFKERPWVFIYGAMLAAAAGFVNVLLLGIYHVPVSHMTGAVARIAIDISSSNRADFWGAFSIFIGFLCGAIVSGLIIGGTRVQPGRRYGVAMMTEASLLFIAATLLINNNTRSGIPVAAMACGLQNAMASSYCGLILRTTHVTGMVTDIGVLLGHWIRYRRIEYWKLALLLVILSGFVTGGISGGISYANYGIYPLFSLAAGCFVAGLSYFIWRIRHYEDFSIDRWGYFPPEEDNNGL
- a CDS encoding PTS fructose transporter subunit IIA yields the protein MNLSVKEAARLLSVSEKTIYRWIQKEVIPAYRIHEQYRFNRAELMEWATSRRIGAVPESLLTPSSPSSVPISLSDALEAGGIFYRISGSTRDQVLADIVTHLRLSDGIDRNKLLKLLIVRENLCSTGIGNGIALPHLRNPGILPISRATVTLCFLENKVDFQALDGLSVDTLFTIMAPDLPAHLNLYARLNFLLQRPALRRMLAIPGGREEIMTTLRAEEERLSE
- the cydC gene encoding thiol reductant ABC exporter subunit CydC, producing MRELIRILGIARPQWLWMAGGIFLAIAVMIANALLMAISGWFIASMSMAGITGISFNYLIPSASIRAFAILRTVGRYGERLVTHEAGFRVLALLRVWFFRRLEPLSPAGLEGYTAGDVAGRLRSDIDALESLYLRIVLPLATGIIAIFLAALFVACWSLASATALLLALLAAGLLLPFVAQRLSTEPGRKSVELAGELRSMVTEGLQGGEELLLLGAVELQAMRVEKLSTQLIDEQEKLAKINGITLAGGVLCAGLGLTGVLIGAGSAVGSGTLAGPLLVMLLLFAAAAFEATAGMPVALQLLPGCRESIRRIRELADAPLPVPEPVSPLALPAEYGIEFKDVSFAYDPARPVLQNLSFHIRSGERLALAGPSGCGKSSIAELLLRFRPYDGEITIGGTEVNALASDALRSLIAAVPQRPHLFNSSLRDNLLLANPDASETELQQALDDACLTAWVAALPERLETRVGEGGSAVSGGEARRIALARALLKDTPILILDEPTEGLDLDTEEKVVTRLTARLAGKTVLIITHRPACLKLVDRVIWMTQTLPPLTPP
- the cydD gene encoding thiol reductant ABC exporter subunit CydD, translating into MSDAVKQPPELSPEKWLIATTRRVKTDLLWSIALAFAAGVLVLLQARLLALACHRLIIEESAFSLIFPLVGLVAGLALLRGGFILLAERRAAAVAAAVKSDVRCRLYHRLQLLGPSGRSGEETGPLVEAVTAGVEGLEPYVMRFLPHLALAALLPIVALLVVLPVEWRAGLVLLFSAPFIPIFMILIGRGTEKLNRKQWGKLGRMASHLLDMIQGLPDLRICSAAKREAESVARVADDYRQSTMVVLRVAFLSAFTLEFFATVGTAVVAVIIGFRLLYGYLSLVDGLFVLLLAPEFYLHLRTLGLSYHARMQGLAAAEKIAPLLALPLPEKDGATLAVAPGPPAIQFAGVTFRYGGTRGGVTEVDLALPAGSLTALVGASGSGKTTLARLLLGLARPEAGRILINGVDLVELNGVAWRARIAWVAQQPFIFSGSLRANLLLGCPAASDDEIRRALNDAAALDFVDRLPAGLNTLLGDRGAGLSGGELRRLALARALLRQADLIVLDEPTAGLDAATEELVAAALQRLSINRTVLVISHRETTVRAAQQVAVMAAGKIIDVVTTAQFLAREDACAN
- a CDS encoding MFS transporter, with the translated sequence MPIFYKEVVASDVAAEVSTAWWGYANAFSSLLLAIMAPLLGACADYQGWKKRFFALFLTIGVTATIFLYFCAEGAWLYCLGVFVIARTGWAGANVFYDAFITDISDHREMDKVSSAGYAWGYIGSIIPFLLVILLITSLQAPDAAEKIPVLAAQLSFVIVALWWLLFSLPMLRHVQQIYFIPTMIRPVWSAWRRVVDTLRQVRGRRNAFTFLLAYFFYIDGVDTIITMAVVYGVDIGIGSSTLILAILTIQIIAFPCTLIWGHLTRFFPAKRLLQAGIAIYGLITLLAFLLPSLATRQEKTMGFWLLAVLVATSMGGIQALSRSFYARLIPPQQSGEFFSFYDIFGKFAAIIGPFLVGITGQLSGDSRYGVLSVLLLFLAGSVLLSQVKEEA
- a CDS encoding AMP-binding protein, whose amino-acid sequence is MQTLIDLFVTFAGQSAKPALIYHTGIRRLSCSYQRLDLLARQMNRWLALQGIGAGDKVLLWAPNSLAWAVAFWGIVCRGAIVVPVDFMSDQERAATIADLTGARLAIQSRFKLEPLSGPPSVLIEDLEFLLNPLAPLHELAAPDAGNTAELIYTSGTTGAPKGVILTHRNLIANLLQVNAHLPVVKGNFTFLSLLPLSHMFEQTCGFLIPLYHGAAIVYLRTLKPSAIMAALAVEDIYAVIAVPRLLQLLKGSIETELAGLHLDGLLRKLLRLGARVPRSLRKWLFFPVHRKFGRHFTLFVSGGAPLDPVLFDFWNALGFVVVEGYGLSECSPVLTANTLQRQVRGSVGTALPGVEVKIKDGEILVRGDNVFRGYEQNPAATAAAFAPDFWFRTGDLGEVDEEGWLRIKGRSKELIVTGAGINVYPDEIEQVLNALPGVREACVIGLDKGGGEEVHAVLLLNNGEESGEEVVAAANRHLDALQQITSFSLWPETDFPKTTTLKIQKFKVRQHLHDLQGQGGTISHDPLLTIIAAVTGNDTATIGEESLLVASLGLTSIGRLELVSRLEQEFRLDLDDAALNDTTSVADLRRLLAQRKKSQAARDFRFWTNTAPGRFIRQGCDFFIHYPLLRAIVTLKTTGTENLAEIEAPVLFIANHTSLLDQPVIMFSLPRSWRYHTATAAWEEFFFKNFQNRAGQLWKRLTYEYSSVAANVFPLPQSGSFRPALQYMGKLADHRCNILLFPEGERTRDGQLLPLQPGLGIIVQELGIPVVPVWINGLEKVLPRGARWPKRGRVTVTFGAALTFHSEEPPEIVGRARQALLDLASSSGSD
- a CDS encoding transcriptional regulator is translated as MSEPEFRCGVEVTLAVMSGKWKGLVLWHLRHKTLRFSQLQRRLRSVTQKMLTQQLRELEANGLIHRQIYAEVPPRVEYSLTDEGRRIVPILELMCQWGQDYLQKTEGINLTQKTTQDQEEPAAPGLQSRAVLRCER
- a CDS encoding oxidoreductase, with amino-acid sequence MSETFKALLVEQPEKKVFTRTIVERHVDDLPAGELLVRVHYSSLNFKDALSATGNPGVTRNYPHTPGIDAAGEVISCSDGRFVPGDQVIVTSYDLGMETDGGFGQIIRVPSSWALKLPAGLSLRESMMLGTAGLTAALSVYELEQGGVKPEDGPILVTGATGGVGSLAVAILAKAGYQATAATGKSTEADYLQGIGAADVIERSAVTQGSERPMMKPVWGGVVDCVGGEMLGAAIKATKPRGVVTCCGLVGSSELPMNVFPFILRGVRLIGIDSAECPMTHRTEVWKNLATKWKLTALESMVEEVGLDGLEEKIQSILKGGLKRRILVRLI
- a CDS encoding DUF1294 domain-containing protein, whose translation is MIILYILLSTITFVVYGFDKLAAQRGDRRVRERTLHLLALCGGWPGALAGQQIFRHKTRNRTFQVDFWLIVLLNIALLTGWHLWPST